ATATTCTCCAGAAGCTTACCGGATCCTTAAAGAAGAAAATTCCCATTAAGACAGTTCCTACCGCTCCAATTCCTGTCCATACAGCGTAAGCCGTACCGATAGGCAATGTATGGGTAGCTTTGATAAGCAAAAGCATGCTTATAGTCATCGTTATCAGGAAGCCTGTGTACCAAAGATACATCTCTGTTCCTGATGTCTCCTTTGCCTTTCCTAAACATGAAGCGAAGGCAACTTCAAATAATCCTGCGATAACTAATATGATCCAATTCA
This genomic interval from Chryseobacterium joostei contains the following:
- a CDS encoding DMT family transporter, which encodes MNWIILVIAGLFEVAFASCLGKAKETSGTEMYLWYTGFLITMTISMLLLIKATHTLPIGTAYAVWTGIGAVGTVLMGIFFFKDPVSFWRIFFIITLIGSVIGLKAVSSH